In Acaryochloris marina S15, a single genomic region encodes these proteins:
- a CDS encoding Uma2 family endonuclease: MLAIELDLQPADLELSDEQFYHLCQGNRDLRLERTATGKLIIMPPTGWGTGNRNLRLGQRLGNWADEDGTGMVFDSSTGFRLPNGAIRSPDVAWVRQARLTALNPDPNQFLPLCPDFVIELRSANDSLSSLQIKMQEYLAQGLQLGWLINPQDQQVEIYRPEQEVEVLQTPEFLRGETVLPNLCLSLAGIF; encoded by the coding sequence ATGCTGGCCATTGAATTAGACTTGCAACCGGCTGATTTAGAACTCAGTGATGAACAGTTTTACCACCTTTGCCAAGGCAATCGAGATCTGCGCCTAGAACGAACCGCAACAGGAAAGTTAATCATTATGCCACCCACGGGATGGGGGACTGGAAACCGGAATTTAAGGCTCGGGCAACGGCTGGGCAACTGGGCAGATGAAGACGGAACCGGAATGGTGTTTGACTCCTCAACCGGGTTTCGGTTGCCTAACGGTGCGATTCGCTCGCCGGATGTGGCTTGGGTGCGCCAAGCTCGGTTAACAGCACTCAATCCTGATCCCAATCAGTTCTTGCCCCTCTGTCCTGATTTCGTGATTGAACTGCGTTCTGCTAATGACTCTCTCAGTAGTTTGCAAATCAAGATGCAAGAATATCTTGCTCAGGGGTTGCAATTAGGCTGGTTGATTAACCCCCAAGACCAGCAGGTTGAAATTTATCGGCCAGAGCAAGAGGTTGAAGTTCTACAAACTCCAGAATTTTTAAGGGGAGAAACCGTCTTGCCAAACTTGTGCTTATCATTAGCAGGCATTTTTTAG
- a CDS encoding helix-turn-helix transcriptional regulator, translating to MSLLLSVPDFISQQDNQDLFEEIRQPWIIPLEDPTGRSFGSRWGVNLRPGLDILIDDYTLQEDLTVEIGADVPDELAWLEMSFMLSGQNRSEGVQAHHSFFDAGWEEDTAEELALWQAGDRVFKFDFHIEKTLFQTLVGEQIQTFPQSLQQILQSSQPISEQFWQVYTITAPMQSAIHQLLHCPYEGLTRWLYWESRITELIALGLDQISQSRSCSVPGLPVEDLDRIYYASDIMRQRYVDPPSLFELARLVGLNDRKLKEGFRQVFGTTVFGYLSQHRMETACQLLQQQQSVAAVAAAVGYASPTAFSGSFRRQFGVSPKGYQLGKRP from the coding sequence ATGTCACTATTGCTCTCCGTTCCAGACTTTATCAGTCAGCAAGACAATCAGGACCTCTTTGAAGAAATACGACAGCCATGGATCATTCCCTTAGAAGATCCAACTGGGCGTAGTTTTGGCTCTCGCTGGGGCGTTAACCTCCGTCCCGGTCTTGATATTTTGATTGATGATTACACGCTGCAAGAAGATTTGACCGTTGAGATTGGGGCAGATGTCCCAGATGAACTGGCATGGCTGGAAATGAGCTTTATGCTCTCGGGACAGAACCGTAGCGAAGGGGTCCAGGCTCACCATAGTTTTTTTGATGCCGGTTGGGAAGAGGATACTGCAGAAGAACTCGCGTTATGGCAGGCGGGGGATCGAGTCTTCAAATTTGATTTTCATATTGAGAAGACTCTATTTCAAACACTGGTGGGTGAGCAGATACAAACTTTTCCACAATCTTTACAGCAAATTCTCCAAAGTTCACAGCCTATCTCTGAACAGTTTTGGCAGGTTTATACCATCACTGCACCGATGCAATCCGCGATTCACCAGCTCTTACATTGTCCCTACGAGGGATTAACTCGGTGGCTTTACTGGGAAAGTCGAATCACTGAACTGATTGCTCTGGGTTTAGACCAGATCAGTCAATCTCGGTCATGTTCTGTACCAGGGTTACCGGTTGAAGATTTAGATCGCATTTATTACGCCAGCGACATCATGCGCCAGCGCTACGTTGATCCACCCTCATTATTTGAACTGGCGCGGTTAGTGGGACTGAACGATCGCAAACTCAAAGAAGGGTTTCGGCAGGTGTTTGGAACCACTGTCTTTGGCTATTTGAGTCAGCATCGGATGGAGACAGCCTGTCAATTGTTGCAGCAACAGCAGTCCGTTGCCGCAGTGGCTGCCGCCGTTGGCTATGCTAGCCCCACCGCATTTAGCGGTTCATTTCGACGGCAATTTGGAGTCTCTCCCAAGGGATATCAGTTAGGGAAGCGGCCTTGA
- a CDS encoding TonB-dependent siderophore receptor, with protein sequence MNVIRTWKLGLLVLGGWAIAPNAWANPTEITAPWIDIAPQTEEVEKQLAPEPLPATTVKDWMAQIEAVQVQITGVQWEETASGLQVILETNGQTLATPITTVEGTVLTAQIPNAVLALPDSEAFEVADPASGIAQVQVTNMPGDQVQIVITGTEAPPMADIQTEKGSVVVRVTPEKTSSEDLEEALEITVTATRTETAAQDVPQAIQVIPQEVIKKRQVNDLTDALRVIPGINSSLSTSLFNNVNIRGFSADFRRNGLRDSTVGSSAIQTANIERIEVLKGPASVLYGSGSFGGTVNILTKQPTDEPLYRFDAAIGNFDLYRGAVDLSGPINKSGTVKYRLNVAGETEGSFIDAVGRKRLLVAPVLSWEIDQNTDITFELEYTNLTADNNFGLPARGTVLENINGDIDRSLNIGAPGREKREIDTITVGYNFEHRFSDNWRIRNSFQFARRSAPEFTVSGINLLDDQRTLERDYVDVPRFDSNAYLLDTYLIGNFNTGPVKHEMLVGVELFQGDGGGPFSFGIANSIDLFTPDNNTLILEEEDSLEDKTTNKNLGIYLQDKIEVLDNLILLLGGRFDIAGTQFEDITFGTSDSQTESEFSPRLGIVYKPISDLSLYASYSRSFIPNFFDRNIDGEIFPPQRGTQFEVGTKVALTDKFSVNVAYFDISIANVPTSDLDNPAFSIITGEQSSKGVELFASGEILPGWNLIGGYTYNDAKITQDNDIPVGNRIPNNPKHALSLSTTYELQKGDLKGLGFGLGIFFVGKRQGDFDNSFEVPSYTRTDASIFYNRGKFRAALNFKNLFDVNYFENVESDLRVRFGAPFTVIGSISFEL encoded by the coding sequence ATGAATGTTATCAGAACTTGGAAGCTAGGATTATTGGTTTTGGGTGGATGGGCGATCGCACCCAATGCCTGGGCTAACCCAACCGAAATAACCGCCCCATGGATTGACATTGCTCCTCAGACTGAAGAGGTAGAGAAACAGCTGGCCCCCGAACCACTCCCTGCAACCACCGTCAAAGACTGGATGGCGCAAATAGAGGCAGTACAGGTGCAAATTACTGGTGTGCAGTGGGAAGAGACTGCGTCAGGCTTACAAGTGATCCTAGAGACAAATGGTCAGACCCTGGCAACACCCATAACAACGGTAGAAGGAACTGTTTTGACAGCCCAGATTCCTAACGCAGTGTTAGCCTTGCCGGACAGTGAAGCTTTTGAAGTAGCTGATCCAGCCAGCGGGATTGCACAGGTGCAGGTCACCAATATGCCTGGGGATCAGGTGCAGATTGTGATCACAGGTACCGAGGCCCCACCTATGGCTGATATTCAAACTGAAAAAGGGAGTGTGGTTGTTAGGGTTACTCCAGAAAAGACCAGTTCTGAAGACCTGGAAGAAGCGCTGGAAATTACGGTCACGGCCACCCGCACTGAGACCGCTGCCCAAGATGTTCCCCAAGCCATTCAAGTGATTCCCCAAGAAGTGATTAAAAAGCGTCAGGTCAATGACCTGACTGATGCGTTAAGGGTCATTCCTGGAATTAATTCTTCCTTGTCTACTTCTCTATTCAACAATGTTAATATTCGGGGATTTTCAGCAGATTTTCGACGCAATGGATTGAGAGATTCCACAGTGGGTAGTTCTGCAATACAAACTGCTAATATTGAGCGAATTGAAGTCCTTAAAGGGCCTGCATCGGTGCTTTATGGTTCAGGGTCATTCGGGGGTACCGTGAATATCCTCACGAAACAACCCACTGACGAGCCACTGTATCGATTTGATGCTGCGATTGGCAATTTTGATCTTTACCGTGGGGCTGTTGATTTGTCGGGGCCGATTAATAAAAGTGGCACCGTTAAATATCGCTTGAACGTGGCAGGAGAAACGGAAGGGAGCTTTATTGATGCAGTGGGGCGAAAGCGATTATTAGTCGCTCCAGTCCTGTCATGGGAAATTGATCAAAATACCGATATTACCTTTGAGCTGGAATATACGAATCTGACGGCTGACAATAATTTTGGGTTACCCGCCCGAGGTACTGTTCTGGAGAATATCAATGGTGACATCGATCGCAGTCTAAATATTGGGGCTCCCGGCCGAGAAAAACGGGAGATTGACACCATTACAGTGGGTTATAACTTTGAACATCGTTTTAGTGATAATTGGCGCATTCGCAATTCCTTTCAGTTTGCGCGCCGTTCAGCGCCAGAATTCACAGTATCTGGCATCAATTTACTGGATGATCAGCGCACTTTAGAACGAGATTATGTGGATGTGCCCAGGTTTGATAGTAATGCCTATCTTCTGGATACGTATCTTATTGGTAACTTCAATACCGGGCCTGTTAAACATGAAATGCTAGTGGGGGTCGAATTATTTCAAGGAGATGGGGGAGGTCCATTCTCATTTGGAATAGCCAATTCCATCGACTTATTTACCCCTGATAACAATACCCTCATTCTTGAAGAAGAAGATTCTCTAGAAGATAAAACAACGAATAAGAATTTAGGCATTTATCTGCAAGATAAGATTGAAGTATTAGATAATTTGATTCTCCTGCTAGGCGGCAGGTTTGATATCGCTGGCACCCAGTTTGAAGATATAACATTCGGGACATCTGATTCTCAAACAGAAAGTGAATTTAGTCCGCGTTTAGGGATAGTCTATAAGCCCATCTCTGATCTGTCTCTATATGCCAGCTATAGTCGATCATTTATTCCCAACTTTTTCGATAGGAACATTGATGGAGAGATCTTTCCACCTCAAAGAGGCACTCAATTTGAGGTGGGTACTAAAGTGGCACTCACTGATAAATTCTCAGTCAATGTCGCCTATTTTGATATTTCAATTGCCAATGTACCCACCTCAGATCTAGATAATCCTGCATTCTCTATCATTACTGGAGAGCAGAGCAGTAAGGGGGTTGAGTTATTTGCTTCAGGGGAAATTTTGCCAGGATGGAATCTGATTGGTGGCTATACCTACAATGATGCCAAAATTACCCAAGACAATGATATTCCAGTAGGAAATCGTATCCCCAATAATCCTAAACATGCCTTGAGTCTGTCAACGACATATGAACTCCAAAAAGGAGACTTGAAAGGTTTAGGTTTTGGCTTAGGCATTTTCTTTGTGGGCAAGCGGCAGGGTGATTTTGACAACAGCTTTGAAGTTCCTAGCTATACCAGAACGGATGCGTCAATCTTCTATAACCGGGGTAAATTTCGTGCAGCCCTGAATTTCAAAAATTTATTTGATGTGAATTACTTTGAGAATGTTGAAAGTGATTTGCGCGTAAGGTTTGGTGCACCTTTTACCGTCATTGGATCAATATCCTTTGAGCTCTAG
- a CDS encoding ABC transporter substrate-binding protein has product MFNTRINRILVGLLTVLLVVACQSDPNRPPSNSKAPASCHPIQHGLGKACVPQPPKRLISLDDSTLANALILGVPSVGCALPDAAPLDYLNQYMEKKGYGTEFLGQSTQPNVEKILMLKPDLILGVVPFGEPIYTQLAEIAPTAMGEWQGSPSWREHFDFVAQTLGKEPEAKSIWSQYYQRIDALQQALGDRLDNLELSTIYAYGDQMTVDVRNSFAGSIFSDIGIQQPRNHSPNTNGVLVLSEERIPEIDADILFVNIYDAESKHLLDEWQKKPLWKQLKAVQSGQVYVVDANFWRGGNPIAANLMIDDLFKYLVNRPSA; this is encoded by the coding sequence ATGTTCAACACTAGAATTAACAGAATTCTTGTTGGGCTGCTAACCGTCTTATTAGTTGTCGCCTGCCAGAGTGATCCCAATCGTCCGCCTTCTAACTCTAAAGCTCCTGCAAGCTGCCACCCTATCCAGCATGGTTTGGGGAAGGCCTGCGTCCCTCAACCTCCGAAACGGTTGATTAGTCTAGATGATTCAACATTAGCTAATGCGTTGATCCTTGGCGTGCCTTCTGTTGGCTGTGCTCTACCGGATGCAGCCCCGCTAGATTATTTGAATCAGTATATGGAGAAGAAAGGCTATGGGACAGAATTTCTGGGTCAAAGTACTCAGCCTAATGTTGAGAAAATTTTAATGCTGAAGCCTGACTTAATTCTGGGAGTCGTTCCCTTTGGTGAACCGATTTATACGCAGCTTGCCGAAATTGCACCGACGGCAATGGGTGAGTGGCAGGGATCTCCGTCCTGGCGAGAGCACTTTGATTTTGTAGCCCAGACCTTAGGGAAAGAACCGGAAGCTAAATCGATTTGGAGTCAGTACTACCAACGGATTGATGCGTTGCAGCAGGCCCTAGGTGACCGGTTGGACAATCTAGAACTATCAACGATCTATGCCTATGGTGACCAAATGACGGTTGACGTCAGGAATTCATTTGCTGGCAGCATTTTTTCTGATATTGGCATTCAGCAACCTCGCAATCATAGTCCTAATACGAATGGTGTTCTCGTTTTGTCAGAAGAAAGAATTCCTGAAATTGACGCTGATATTTTATTCGTGAATATCTATGATGCTGAGTCCAAACATCTGCTAGATGAATGGCAGAAGAAGCCACTTTGGAAGCAACTGAAGGCAGTTCAATCAGGACAAGTCTACGTCGTTGATGCAAATTTTTGGCGAGGTGGTAATCCAATCGCTGCCAATCTTATGATTGATGATCTTTTTAAATATTTAGTTAATCGTCCTTCAGCTTAA
- a CDS encoding class I SAM-dependent methyltransferase — MASKISELTDDSGFIESNLYDYLLSVSLREPQVLTQLREETAQLPDGEMQIAPDQGQFMALLIKLMGVKRILEIGTFTGYSSLWMALALPADGLILTCDISKEDTAIAQRYWQAAGIANKVDLHLAPALDTLNDLLSTGAAGTFDFVFIDADKVNYHHYYEKSLTLLRPGGLMAIDNVLWSGEVADLTADDPETNALRALNLALCQDERIDLSMLGIADGLTLALKKS; from the coding sequence ATGGCCAGTAAAATTTCGGAACTCACTGACGATAGTGGATTTATAGAATCTAATCTTTATGATTACCTGCTCTCGGTTTCCTTGCGTGAACCCCAGGTGTTAACGCAACTACGGGAAGAAACTGCTCAGTTACCCGATGGTGAAATGCAGATTGCACCGGACCAAGGGCAGTTTATGGCGTTGCTGATTAAGCTCATGGGGGTTAAAAGGATTCTCGAAATTGGCACGTTCACAGGCTATAGCAGCCTATGGATGGCCTTAGCACTCCCTGCTGATGGTTTGATCTTGACCTGCGATATCAGTAAAGAGGATACCGCGATCGCACAACGGTATTGGCAGGCAGCAGGCATTGCCAACAAAGTGGATCTTCACCTTGCCCCAGCACTGGATACCTTAAATGATCTGTTGAGTACAGGAGCGGCTGGCACCTTTGATTTTGTGTTTATTGACGCTGATAAAGTCAACTATCACCACTATTATGAAAAGTCCCTCACACTCCTTCGGCCAGGAGGATTGATGGCAATTGATAATGTTCTATGGTCTGGTGAAGTCGCAGATCTCACCGCAGATGATCCGGAGACAAATGCTCTGAGGGCTTTGAATCTAGCCCTCTGCCAAGATGAACGTATTGACTTGAGTATGTTAGGGATTGCCGATGGCTTAACCCTTGCACTTAAAAAGTCTTAG
- a CDS encoding MFS transporter yields the protein MRTFTIIWLGQLVSNIGSYMTGFALTIWAWQLTESTTALVLVDFFYDFPQIPVAVVAGIIVDRFNRKYLMMYGDAIAAFSTLILLVLLFSHQLLLWHLYLASAVMGGFGQIQELAYSTSITTLVPAQHYTRANSMNSMIHYGSIIIAPAVAGLLYPIIGLKGILGIDLVTFGVAILTLLPSHIPQPPPEIKSESWQQAGKFSRWRQEATFGLRYIWKSPHLLRLLMVTALFWFFHDLGSAIDDPMILARSGGNTQTLGLIGAAAGIGGITGAILLTVWGGPKKRIHGLLLGFMGAGIAKTLFGFGQNLKVWMPAQFCSSLNFPLLDSSETALWMENVAPELQGRVFAANSLVLQGVSTLATLLAGPLAEGIFEPFVRSSRVAGLMGPIFGTQSGAGTALLYVLTSLGLITVSIGGYCCSPLFGVKNSQTKEP from the coding sequence GTGCGTACATTCACCATCATTTGGTTGGGCCAACTGGTTTCCAATATCGGTAGCTATATGACTGGTTTTGCCCTGACAATCTGGGCATGGCAGTTAACAGAATCTACAACCGCTCTTGTTTTAGTCGATTTCTTTTATGATTTTCCCCAGATTCCGGTTGCTGTGGTTGCGGGCATTATTGTCGATCGCTTCAATCGAAAATATTTGATGATGTATGGAGATGCGATCGCAGCATTCTCCACTCTGATTTTGCTGGTGCTCCTCTTCTCTCACCAGCTTCTGCTCTGGCATCTATATCTGGCTTCTGCCGTCATGGGGGGCTTTGGTCAAATTCAAGAGTTGGCCTATTCCACCTCTATCACGACCTTGGTTCCAGCCCAACACTATACTCGTGCCAACAGTATGAACTCTATGATTCATTATGGTTCGATTATCATTGCCCCCGCTGTGGCAGGTCTGCTCTATCCCATCATTGGTCTAAAAGGTATTTTGGGGATTGATTTGGTCACTTTTGGAGTGGCGATCTTGACTCTTTTACCCTCCCATATTCCTCAGCCCCCGCCAGAAATTAAATCAGAATCTTGGCAGCAAGCAGGGAAATTTTCGCGTTGGCGACAAGAGGCCACTTTTGGTCTACGTTATATCTGGAAAAGCCCTCACCTTCTGCGATTGCTGATGGTTACTGCGTTGTTTTGGTTTTTTCATGATCTTGGCAGTGCCATTGACGATCCGATGATTCTGGCACGCTCTGGCGGCAACACTCAGACCTTAGGGCTGATTGGAGCTGCTGCTGGTATTGGGGGCATCACCGGAGCGATTCTATTAACGGTTTGGGGTGGCCCTAAAAAGCGCATTCATGGACTGCTTCTGGGATTTATGGGGGCCGGAATCGCTAAAACGTTGTTTGGATTTGGCCAAAATCTTAAGGTCTGGATGCCAGCTCAATTTTGTTCCTCTCTCAATTTTCCCCTATTAGATAGCTCAGAAACAGCACTGTGGATGGAAAACGTTGCTCCAGAGCTTCAAGGTCGAGTATTTGCTGCCAACTCACTGGTACTACAGGGGGTGAGTACATTAGCGACTTTGCTGGCCGGTCCCCTTGCCGAGGGTATTTTTGAACCCTTTGTGCGTTCCAGTAGAGTCGCTGGGTTGATGGGACCGATATTTGGTACTCAATCTGGTGCCGGTACGGCGTTGCTGTATGTCTTAACTTCTTTGGGGTTGATTACAGTGAGTATTGGCGGCTATTGTTGTTCCCCGCTGTTTGGGGTAAAGAATAGTCAGACTAAAGAACCTTGA
- a CDS encoding ABC transporter ATP-binding protein — MIPATPAYALTTRKLTLAYEGKVVIESLDLAIPTGKITILVGPNGCGKSTLLKGLGRLLKPKQGIVYLGSESIAKLSTKAIAKRLGLLPQGPTAPEGLTVRDLVAQGRYPHQGWLQQWSQEDEKQVNWALSITQMLDFAHCALDNLSGGQRQRAWIAMTLAQDTDIVLLDEPTTYLDLAHQIEVLDLLHDLNEQQGKTIVMVLHDLNQACRFGDYLVAIKGGAVYDQGHPEQVMTETMVQNVFGLESRIINDPVANTPLCIPISRKSSGKVKAGHES, encoded by the coding sequence ATGATCCCTGCAACACCTGCCTACGCCCTCACAACCCGCAAACTCACCCTAGCCTATGAAGGCAAAGTGGTGATTGAGTCCCTCGATCTAGCGATTCCCACAGGCAAAATCACGATTTTAGTGGGACCGAACGGCTGTGGTAAATCTACCTTGCTGAAGGGCTTAGGGCGTTTACTCAAACCCAAACAGGGCATCGTCTATCTAGGGAGTGAATCCATTGCCAAACTCTCCACCAAAGCCATTGCCAAACGATTAGGGTTGCTCCCCCAAGGACCAACGGCCCCAGAAGGGTTAACCGTCAGAGATCTAGTGGCTCAAGGTCGCTACCCCCACCAAGGCTGGTTACAACAATGGTCTCAAGAAGATGAGAAGCAGGTGAACTGGGCCTTATCGATTACGCAAATGCTCGACTTTGCCCATTGTGCTCTAGATAACTTATCCGGTGGACAGCGCCAGCGGGCCTGGATTGCTATGACTTTGGCTCAAGATACAGACATTGTGTTGCTGGATGAACCCACCACCTATCTTGATCTAGCCCACCAGATCGAAGTCTTAGATTTATTGCATGATCTCAACGAGCAGCAAGGCAAAACGATTGTGATGGTGTTGCACGATCTCAACCAAGCCTGTCGTTTCGGTGATTATTTAGTAGCCATCAAGGGGGGAGCCGTCTACGATCAGGGCCATCCAGAACAGGTAATGACTGAAACAATGGTTCAAAACGTGTTTGGCTTAGAAAGTCGAATTATCAATGATCCAGTCGCCAATACGCCTCTTTGTATCCCCATCAGTCGTAAGTCATCGGGGAAAGTCAAGGCAGGGCATGAGTCCTAG
- a CDS encoding iron ABC transporter permease, with translation MQWLSFRLHRRVPGVLSGLIILTLIAIVLSVGQGEYPVPPLDVIKTVLGLETGNPDFSFIVMTLRLPRTLVAWGVGMGLAIAGTITQGITRNPLASPGIIGVNAGASLAAVTLIVLYPELPIALIPLAAFGGALLVALLIYLLAWKDGSSPVRLILVGVGFSLIAGSLTSLMVTFGNIYNVSQALVWLAGSVYGRSWEQLTVFLPWLTGFGLLSLLMSRELNALQLGDEVARSLGSRLELQRSLLLLSSVALAGSAVATAGSIGFVGLMAPHLGRQMVGPSHEGLLPVAALTGGFVVVVADLLGRLLFAPIELPCGIITAIVGAPYFLYVLIRDRNS, from the coding sequence ATGCAGTGGCTATCATTCCGACTGCATCGACGTGTACCAGGAGTGCTATCAGGGTTGATTATCTTAACTTTAATAGCAATAGTTCTCAGTGTGGGGCAAGGGGAATATCCGGTGCCACCGTTAGATGTGATCAAGACGGTATTGGGGTTAGAAACGGGTAACCCAGACTTTAGCTTTATCGTTATGACTCTGCGTTTACCGAGAACGCTAGTGGCCTGGGGGGTTGGTATGGGACTTGCGATCGCAGGCACAATCACCCAAGGCATCACCCGCAATCCCTTAGCATCCCCTGGCATTATTGGCGTCAACGCTGGAGCCTCTTTAGCTGCCGTAACCTTAATTGTTCTCTATCCTGAATTACCCATTGCCCTCATTCCTCTGGCAGCCTTTGGTGGAGCACTCTTAGTGGCTCTGCTGATTTACCTGCTGGCTTGGAAGGACGGCAGTTCTCCTGTGCGGCTGATTTTAGTGGGAGTAGGATTCAGCCTGATTGCTGGATCTTTGACCAGTTTGATGGTGACCTTTGGCAATATCTACAACGTCAGCCAAGCCTTAGTTTGGCTAGCTGGTAGTGTCTATGGCCGCAGTTGGGAGCAGTTGACGGTATTTCTACCCTGGCTCACTGGGTTTGGATTGCTGAGCCTGTTAATGAGTCGAGAACTGAATGCACTCCAACTTGGCGATGAAGTGGCTCGCAGTTTAGGCAGTCGTTTAGAACTCCAGCGCAGTCTACTATTACTGAGCAGCGTAGCCCTAGCTGGCTCTGCAGTTGCGACCGCAGGCAGCATTGGTTTTGTCGGTTTAATGGCCCCTCACTTGGGACGACAAATGGTAGGCCCCTCCCATGAGGGATTACTCCCCGTGGCCGCCTTGACCGGAGGATTTGTAGTGGTGGTGGCTGATCTACTGGGTCGATTACTATTTGCTCCCATTGAACTGCCCTGTGGAATTATTACGGCTATCGTGGGAGCGCCTTATTTTCTGTATGTATTGATTCGCGATCGCAACTCATGA
- a CDS encoding ABC transporter substrate-binding protein produces MSNLRLFVMSILAALLIIACQSNSVQQSPNSQSLTDCRTIQHALGEACVPTAPQRLVSLDDTTLADALALGVPSVGASLIEGRLVADYLASRSSQMILLGKSEQPNLEKMLRIKPDLIIGIDLFSKPIFKQLSQIAPTALGNWNGLPTWREHFNFVANVLDKEDEARQVWDSYEQRINKIRAALGNQLQDVEISIIYTYDDTITIDAENSFAGSILADIGIRRPKAQAAVEDGIIILSEERIPEIDADIIFVSVYDTESEQILEDWQQKPLWNQLKAVQAGQVHIVDANIWRAGDPMAADLVIDDLFKYLLKAKP; encoded by the coding sequence ATGTCTAACCTTCGCCTTTTTGTAATGTCCATTCTGGCAGCATTACTGATCATTGCCTGTCAAAGCAATTCAGTTCAACAATCTCCCAATTCACAGTCGTTAACTGACTGCCGGACTATCCAGCACGCTTTAGGTGAAGCTTGTGTGCCAACCGCTCCTCAACGTTTGGTTAGTTTAGACGATACGACCTTAGCCGATGCTCTAGCCCTTGGGGTTCCATCCGTTGGCGCTAGCTTAATAGAGGGGCGATTAGTCGCAGACTATTTAGCAAGTCGCAGTAGCCAGATGATACTACTAGGTAAAAGTGAACAGCCCAACTTAGAAAAAATGCTACGAATCAAGCCTGATCTAATCATTGGTATTGACTTATTTAGCAAGCCTATTTTCAAACAGTTATCTCAGATTGCACCGACTGCTTTGGGAAATTGGAATGGATTGCCGACTTGGCGTGAACACTTTAACTTTGTGGCTAATGTCTTGGATAAAGAGGATGAAGCAAGGCAAGTTTGGGATAGTTATGAACAGAGAATTAATAAAATTAGAGCAGCTTTAGGAAATCAACTTCAGGATGTCGAGATATCAATTATTTACACTTACGATGACACCATCACAATTGATGCCGAGAACTCATTTGCAGGCAGTATCCTTGCCGATATTGGTATCCGTCGACCAAAAGCTCAGGCTGCGGTAGAGGACGGAATAATTATCCTTTCAGAAGAGCGTATTCCTGAAATAGATGCCGATATCATATTTGTGAGCGTATATGACACAGAGTCTGAGCAAATATTAGAGGATTGGCAACAGAAACCGCTATGGAATCAACTCAAGGCTGTTCAAGCAGGACAAGTACACATTGTTGATGCAAATATTTGGCGGGCAGGTGATCCGATGGCAGCCGATCTGGTCATTGATGATCTGTTCAAATACCTGCTGAAGGCAAAGCCATAG